The Terriglobia bacterium genome has a segment encoding these proteins:
- the nuoD gene encoding NADH dehydrogenase (quinone) subunit D gives MGHLNANPVLDPTEDKTMILNMGPQHPSTHGVLRLLLEIDGETIVRMMPDIGFLHTGIEKTCEAKFYQQIVPLTDRIDYLCPMVNNLCYVMAVEKLLGLEIPPRAQWMRVMLAELQRISSHLVWLGTHAMDIGAMSVFLYCFREREDLLRIYEMVSGQRMMTSYFRIGGLALDPPLGFFEKVKKFLDRFPEKVDEYENLLTGNRIFIDRLKDVAKITGEDALAIGLTGPSLRASGVDFDIRRDMPYCGYENFKFKVPVRQDGDVWARYVCRVEELRQSREIAKQALEGMPSGPTKAEAPKIVLPDREKMKTQMEALIYHFKIVTEGFAVPAGEVYHAIESPRGEMGYYVVSDGTAKPLRVHMRSPSYANLQALPQMCEGRLIADVVAAIGSIDIVLGEIDR, from the coding sequence ATGGGCCACTTGAACGCCAATCCGGTGCTGGATCCAACCGAAGACAAGACAATGATCCTGAATATGGGTCCGCAGCATCCATCCACGCACGGCGTGTTGCGTCTGTTGCTGGAGATTGACGGCGAAACCATCGTCCGCATGATGCCGGACATCGGCTTCCTCCACACCGGAATTGAAAAGACCTGTGAAGCCAAGTTTTACCAGCAGATTGTCCCGCTCACGGACCGCATTGACTATCTTTGCCCCATGGTCAACAACCTGTGCTACGTGATGGCCGTGGAGAAGCTTCTGGGGCTGGAAATTCCCCCGCGCGCACAGTGGATGCGTGTGATGTTGGCCGAACTTCAGCGCATCAGTTCGCACCTGGTCTGGCTGGGCACGCACGCCATGGACATTGGCGCGATGTCGGTCTTTCTGTATTGCTTCCGCGAGCGCGAAGACCTGCTGCGCATTTATGAGATGGTCAGCGGCCAGCGCATGATGACTTCTTATTTCCGCATCGGTGGACTGGCGCTGGATCCTCCGCTGGGATTCTTTGAGAAAGTAAAGAAGTTTCTTGATCGCTTCCCGGAGAAAGTGGACGAGTACGAGAACCTGCTCACGGGCAATCGAATCTTCATCGATCGCTTGAAGGATGTGGCGAAAATCACTGGTGAAGACGCGCTTGCCATCGGCCTGACCGGCCCGTCTCTGCGCGCCAGCGGTGTTGATTTCGATATCCGCCGTGACATGCCTTACTGCGGTTACGAGAACTTCAAATTCAAAGTCCCGGTCCGACAGGATGGCGATGTCTGGGCTCGTTACGTCTGCCGCGTTGAAGAGCTTCGGCAGTCGCGTGAGATCGCCAAGCAGGCGCTGGAAGGAATGCCCTCCGGCCCGACCAAAGCCGAGGCTCCGAAGATCGTGCTGCCCGACCGCGAGAAGATGAAGACGCAGATGGAAGCCCTCATCTATCACTTTAAGATTGTCACGGAAGGCTTTGCGGTACCAGCAGGTGAGGTTTATCACGCGATTGAATCGCCGCGCGGCGAAATGGGCTATTACGTTGTAAGCGACGGTACCGCCAAACCGCTGCGTGTCCATATGCGGTCGCCCTCGTATGCCAACCTTCAAGCGTTACCTCAGATGTGTGAAGGAAGGCTCATCGCTGATGTAGTAGCGGCGATAGGCAGCATTGACATTGTTCTCGGAGAGATCGATAGGTAA
- a CDS encoding NAD(P)H-dependent oxidoreductase subunit E: MAPISEKLDSFFTEKMKEYPTKRGFLVPMLLYTQDELGYLSDDAIAHLAKKTELTELEVRNVISYYSLLHTKPMGKYHVQVCTNISCMLRGGEEILDHCKSKLGIGHKQTTADGTFSLEEVECIGACSWAPALQVNYDFHENLTNDKVDKVLEQYRNKSRH; this comes from the coding sequence ATGGCGCCCATCTCTGAAAAACTCGATTCTTTCTTTACGGAGAAAATGAAGGAATATCCGACCAAGCGCGGGTTCCTGGTACCTATGCTGCTTTATACGCAGGATGAACTCGGCTACCTGAGCGATGATGCGATCGCACACCTGGCAAAAAAGACCGAGCTGACCGAACTCGAAGTCCGCAACGTGATCAGCTACTACTCCCTGCTGCACACCAAGCCGATGGGCAAGTACCATGTCCAGGTTTGCACCAACATCAGCTGCATGCTGCGCGGCGGTGAAGAGATTCTGGACCATTGCAAGAGCAAGCTGGGCATCGGCCACAAGCAGACGACTGCCGACGGGACATTTTCTCTGGAAGAGGTTGAATGCATCGGCGCTTGCAGCTGGGCCCCGGCGCTGCAAGTGAACTATGACTTCCACGAGAATTTGACGAATGATAAGGTCGATAAAGTTTTAGAGCAGTACAGGAATAAGTCGCGGCATTAA
- the nuoF gene encoding NADH-quinone oxidoreductase subunit NuoF, with amino-acid sequence MAVLTSHPDEIKVVSKRFGKGAADIEQYLKLDGYKAVQKALTMSPDDIINEVKASNLRGRGGAGFPTGMKWSFVPKDTTKAKYILVNGDESEPGTCKDRPILEHDPHAVIEGVIIAGLAVGAKIGFVYIRGEYRYLVDIMRKAIADAYAKGYLGKNIFGSGKDFDVRWHTGAGAYEVGEESALMESLEGKRGIPRIRPPFPAVVGLWGGPTVINNVETLASVPHIILMGGQKFADFGPPKNGGTRLFCLSGHINKPGVYELPLGYPLKKMIYDVGGGIPNGRKLKAVVPGGSSTFVLTAEEAEQMNMDFDSFGKRGEFLGSGGVVILDDQTCMVKFALRVMKFYQHESCGWCIPCREGTDWLKKTLTRFHNGGGLRKDIDNIKYLAQNMLGRTFCPLGDAAAIPTMSIVDKWRSEFEAHLEGRRCPFDPAAKITELPVVGAH; translated from the coding sequence ATGGCTGTTTTAACCTCACATCCCGACGAAATAAAAGTTGTCTCCAAGCGCTTTGGCAAGGGCGCGGCGGACATCGAGCAATACTTGAAACTCGATGGCTACAAAGCCGTGCAAAAGGCCTTGACCATGTCGCCGGATGACATCATTAATGAGGTCAAGGCTTCAAACCTTCGCGGGCGCGGCGGCGCGGGCTTCCCTACCGGCATGAAGTGGAGCTTTGTTCCCAAGGACACGACCAAAGCCAAATACATCCTGGTGAACGGCGACGAGAGCGAGCCCGGCACGTGCAAAGATCGTCCCATCCTGGAGCACGATCCCCATGCCGTGATTGAGGGCGTAATCATTGCCGGCCTTGCTGTCGGAGCCAAGATCGGATTTGTTTACATTCGCGGCGAGTACAGATATTTGGTCGACATTATGCGCAAGGCCATTGCCGATGCCTATGCCAAAGGCTACCTGGGCAAAAATATTTTTGGCAGCGGCAAGGACTTTGACGTTCGCTGGCATACCGGCGCAGGCGCTTATGAAGTGGGTGAGGAATCCGCGCTCATGGAGTCTCTGGAAGGCAAGCGCGGCATCCCGCGAATCCGTCCACCCTTCCCTGCCGTGGTTGGACTCTGGGGCGGCCCTACGGTCATCAACAACGTGGAAACGCTGGCTTCTGTTCCACACATTATTCTTATGGGCGGCCAGAAGTTTGCCGATTTCGGCCCACCGAAGAACGGCGGCACGCGCCTCTTCTGCCTGAGCGGACACATCAACAAGCCCGGCGTCTATGAACTGCCTCTGGGCTATCCGCTGAAAAAGATGATCTATGACGTGGGCGGCGGTATCCCCAACGGACGCAAGCTTAAGGCCGTTGTCCCCGGCGGATCCTCCACGTTTGTGCTGACTGCGGAAGAAGCTGAGCAGATGAACATGGATTTCGATTCCTTCGGCAAGCGCGGAGAATTTTTGGGCTCCGGCGGCGTCGTGATCCTGGACGACCAAACCTGCATGGTCAAGTTCGCTTTGCGCGTGATGAAGTTTTACCAGCATGAAAGCTGCGGCTGGTGTATTCCCTGTCGTGAGGGCACAGACTGGCTCAAGAAGACGCTGACGCGCTTCCACAACGGCGGCGGCCTACGGAAAGACATCGACAACATCAAGTATCTGGCGCAGAACATGCTTGGCCGCACCTTCTGCCCGCTGGGCGATGCGGCAGCCATCCCGACCATGTCAATCGTCGATAAATGGCGCAGCGAGTTTGAAGCGCATCTTGAAGGCCGTCGATGCCCGTTTGATCCGGCGGCAAAGATTACTGAACTTCCAGTGGTGGGGGCACACTAA
- a CDS encoding DUF4190 domain-containing protein, translating to MPEDATVCPQCSAPVQAMPTPPPPPQQASTPNPASTSAWLNVPAAPSQQPQQYPPQAQPYRAYQPPKTDGGAIASMVLGIASFVLCLSFLAGIPAIVLGHISRSKIKKSMGRLQGDGLALTGLILGYISLLAIPIIAAIAIPNLLRARISANEAAARSTVRTINTSQITYSTTYPEQGYARDLATLGPGSPNGCSGGGTAQHACLLDSQLAQANCTSGVWCQKGQYKYTLSSSCAPALFGEQPQGTENACAEYVIVATPINFNTGRRSYCSVSDAVIRSRSGGPLTTPPTVEECQTWEPL from the coding sequence ATGCCCGAAGATGCGACAGTTTGTCCGCAATGCTCAGCTCCGGTGCAAGCAATGCCCACGCCTCCGCCACCGCCGCAACAGGCCAGCACGCCCAACCCGGCTTCCACATCGGCCTGGCTGAATGTGCCTGCTGCTCCATCGCAACAGCCACAGCAATATCCCCCGCAAGCCCAGCCTTATCGGGCGTATCAACCGCCCAAGACCGACGGCGGCGCCATCGCCAGCATGGTCCTGGGAATCGCTTCATTCGTGCTGTGTCTCTCATTCCTTGCGGGAATTCCCGCCATCGTTCTGGGACATATTTCACGGTCGAAGATCAAGAAGAGCATGGGACGATTGCAGGGCGATGGCCTGGCTTTGACTGGGCTGATTTTGGGCTATATCAGCCTTCTAGCCATCCCGATCATTGCCGCCATCGCCATTCCCAACCTGTTGCGCGCCAGAATTTCAGCCAATGAAGCCGCCGCCAGGAGCACTGTGCGCACGATCAACACTTCCCAGATCACCTATTCAACCACGTATCCGGAGCAGGGCTATGCTCGCGATCTGGCAACACTTGGTCCAGGTTCGCCCAACGGGTGCAGCGGTGGCGGGACGGCGCAACACGCCTGCCTGCTGGACAGCCAGCTGGCCCAAGCCAACTGCACGTCCGGCGTATGGTGCCAGAAAGGCCAGTACAAATACACCCTCAGTTCAAGTTGCGCGCCAGCTCTTTTTGGCGAACAGCCGCAGGGTACCGAAAATGCCTGTGCGGAATATGTCATTGTCGCCACGCCGATCAACTTCAATACAGGACGGCGCAGCTATTGCTCTGTATCAGACGCGGTCATTCGATCACGGTCAGGCGGCCCGCTAACCACACCACCCACAGTCGAAGAATGCCAGACTTGGGAGCCACTCTGA
- the ndhC gene encoding NADH-quinone oxidoreductase subunit A, with the protein MPENSYFAHYIPLLFQVIVAIALATVMVTLSHLLGKHKWSRAKNTAYECGIEPTGDAQQRFSVKFYLVGMLFILFDVEAVFLYPWAIIARELKMFGFWEMMIYIGLVLVGFFYIWKKGILDWNASERTIK; encoded by the coding sequence ATGCCGGAGAACAGTTACTTCGCTCATTATATTCCGTTGCTGTTTCAGGTGATCGTTGCCATAGCCCTGGCCACGGTCATGGTCACTCTTTCTCATCTGCTGGGCAAGCACAAATGGTCGCGGGCCAAGAACACCGCCTATGAATGCGGCATTGAGCCCACCGGCGACGCACAGCAGCGCTTCAGCGTAAAGTTTTACCTGGTCGGCATGCTCTTTATCCTGTTTGACGTGGAAGCCGTTTTCCTCTATCCCTGGGCCATTATCGCCCGCGAACTCAAGATGTTCGGCTTCTGGGAGATGATGATTTATATCGGCTTGGTCCTCGTCGGCTTCTTCTATATATGGAAGAAAGGCATCCTGGACTGGAACGCCTCTGAGAGGACAATTAAATAA
- a CDS encoding NAD(P)/FAD-dependent oxidoreductase, with product MPHKPAKLEVPDCDAIVVGSGPNGLAAAIRVAQRGKRVVVLEGASTPGGGVRSAELTLPGFTHDICSTVYAMVACSPFLRDLPLDKHGLSWAFPPAPLAHPLDDGSAVMLHHSVDETARSLSAKGGADGDGYRRLMCDLVARWQDLLQDVFAPPGIPRHPVFFAKFGMRAIRPATSLARAYFKTERGKALFAGLAAHSVLPLEKLTTSAVALVLAVAAHAAGWPFARGGSQQLTAAMVRYLESLGGRVITDCYVESLEQLPPARAILLDVTPRQLIRMAGAKLPGSYRRSLESFKYGPGVYKLDWALHQPVPWRAKECAKAGTVHLGGTMDEICESERQPWQEKVSDRPYVLFTQASLFDPSRAPVGKHTAWGYCHVPNGFIGNVTEAIENQVERFAPGFKDCIAARSVMGPVEMERHNPNLIGGDIGGGAAYLSQMFLRPTASLYRTPLDGVFLCSSSTPPAPGVHGMCGYFAAEAALKRFA from the coding sequence GTGCCACACAAACCAGCCAAGCTTGAAGTTCCTGACTGTGACGCTATCGTTGTAGGCTCGGGACCGAACGGGCTGGCGGCAGCGATTCGCGTGGCCCAGCGAGGCAAGCGGGTAGTCGTGCTGGAAGGCGCCAGCACGCCCGGCGGCGGCGTGCGATCGGCGGAACTGACGCTGCCCGGGTTTACCCACGATATTTGTTCTACTGTTTATGCCATGGTCGCGTGCTCGCCTTTTCTGCGTGACCTGCCTCTCGATAAGCACGGATTGAGTTGGGCCTTTCCCCCTGCACCGCTGGCTCATCCTTTGGATGATGGCTCGGCGGTCATGCTGCACCATTCAGTGGACGAAACTGCACGGTCGTTGAGCGCGAAGGGGGGTGCTGATGGCGACGGCTATCGGCGGCTGATGTGTGATCTTGTGGCGCGCTGGCAGGACCTGTTGCAGGACGTGTTTGCGCCACCGGGAATTCCCAGGCATCCGGTTTTCTTTGCGAAATTTGGGATGCGGGCGATCCGTCCCGCAACGTCATTGGCGCGTGCCTATTTCAAGACTGAACGCGGCAAGGCTCTGTTTGCCGGATTGGCGGCACATTCCGTTCTGCCGCTGGAAAAACTAACCACCTCAGCGGTGGCTCTTGTGCTGGCTGTCGCTGCCCATGCGGCGGGCTGGCCTTTTGCGCGCGGCGGTTCCCAGCAGCTTACGGCTGCGATGGTCAGATATCTGGAATCTCTGGGCGGACGGGTAATCACTGATTGTTACGTGGAGTCGCTGGAGCAGTTGCCCCCGGCGCGCGCAATCCTGCTGGATGTAACGCCCCGGCAACTGATCCGTATGGCCGGCGCCAAGCTGCCGGGTTCCTATAGACGAAGTCTAGAGAGCTTCAAGTACGGCCCGGGCGTTTACAAGCTGGATTGGGCTTTGCACCAGCCCGTCCCATGGCGTGCGAAAGAATGCGCCAAGGCAGGGACTGTTCATCTCGGCGGGACGATGGACGAAATCTGCGAGTCTGAACGGCAGCCATGGCAGGAAAAGGTTTCAGACCGTCCTTATGTCTTGTTTACCCAGGCCAGCTTGTTCGATCCGTCTCGCGCTCCGGTGGGGAAGCACACGGCCTGGGGGTACTGCCATGTCCCCAACGGCTTTATCGGCAACGTGACCGAGGCGATTGAAAACCAGGTGGAACGTTTCGCGCCCGGCTTCAAGGACTGCATTGCCGCCCGTTCCGTCATGGGCCCGGTGGAAATGGAGCGGCACAATCCCAACCTCATTGGAGGAGACATTGGCGGCGGCGCGGCTTATTTGAGCCAGATGTTTTTACGCCCTACGGCCAGCCTGTATCGCACGCCGCTCGATGGCGTCTTTCTCTGTTCTTCTTCAACACCGCCTGCGCCGGGCGTCCATGGTATGTGCGGATACTTTGCCGCCGAAGCTGCGCTCAAGCGCTTTGCTTAA
- a CDS encoding NADH-quinone oxidoreductase subunit C, giving the protein MPLAPAITDIEQLKDRPFVADLLSWRADAVEGARFDRNELTIYIAREAIREACARLKAQGLTDFMSDLTCADFYPREPRFELAYHLLSMKRKERVRLKVRLSGDEASLESIISVWPSVNFFERELFDLFGIRFMGHPYLRRIMLPEDWEGHPLRKDYPVEGYR; this is encoded by the coding sequence ATGCCTCTTGCGCCGGCCATCACCGACATCGAACAACTCAAAGATCGCCCTTTTGTGGCCGACCTGCTGTCCTGGCGGGCCGACGCCGTTGAGGGCGCTCGCTTTGATCGGAACGAGCTTACGATCTATATCGCACGTGAGGCCATCCGTGAAGCCTGTGCCCGGCTGAAAGCTCAGGGACTCACTGACTTCATGTCTGATCTTACCTGCGCCGACTTTTACCCCCGAGAACCGCGCTTTGAACTGGCTTACCACCTGCTATCGATGAAACGCAAAGAGCGGGTACGGCTGAAAGTTCGCCTGTCGGGCGACGAGGCGTCGCTGGAGTCGATCATCTCGGTCTGGCCGTCGGTAAACTTCTTTGAGCGCGAGCTCTTCGATCTGTTCGGCATCCGCTTTATGGGCCATCCTTACCTGCGCCGCATCATGCTGCCGGAAGACTGGGAAGGCCATCCCCTGCGCAAGGACTATCCGGTGGAGGGCTACCGTTAA